From a single Geothermobacter ehrlichii genomic region:
- the trmFO gene encoding methylenetetrahydrofolate--tRNA-(uracil(54)-C(5))-methyltransferase (FADH(2)-oxidizing) TrmFO, whose translation MPDTPITVIGGGLAGTEAAWQIARRGIPVVLCEMKPERKSPAHHSDQMAELVCSNSLRGAGLNNAVGLLKEELRRLGSLFIACADKTAIPAGGALAVAREEFAAAVTEAVEHHPLIDVVRGEVRQLPRQGWTVVASGPLTSDALAEDIRRLTGERHLYFYDAIAPIVEAESIDLTIAWRASRHDRGGKDYINCPLDRDTYLKLVAELVAAEKVPTRDFEKAVHFEGCMPIEVLAERGEMTLAFGPFKPVGLPDPRTGREPFAVVQLRQDDRSGELYNMVGCQTKLTWPEQRRIFRMIPGLEQARFARLGSMHRNTFINAPRCLNRWLQLNEAPHLLFAGQITGVEGYVESAACGYLAGCFVSDLARDRQPLPPPPTTALGALLTHLQESDPADFQPMNVTYGLFPPLERKIRKRSEKRLALAERALRDLDAWAGRPPADS comes from the coding sequence ATGCCCGACACCCCGATAACCGTCATCGGCGGCGGTCTCGCCGGTACCGAGGCCGCCTGGCAGATCGCCCGGCGCGGCATTCCCGTGGTGCTGTGCGAAATGAAACCGGAGCGCAAGAGTCCAGCCCACCACTCCGACCAGATGGCGGAGCTGGTCTGCTCCAACAGCCTGCGCGGCGCCGGTCTGAACAATGCCGTCGGCCTGCTCAAGGAAGAGCTGCGCCGGCTGGGCAGCCTTTTTATCGCTTGTGCCGACAAGACCGCCATTCCCGCCGGCGGCGCCCTGGCCGTGGCCAGGGAGGAATTCGCCGCCGCCGTCACCGAAGCCGTCGAGCACCATCCGCTGATCGACGTCGTGCGCGGCGAGGTGAGGCAACTGCCGCGGCAGGGCTGGACCGTCGTCGCCAGCGGTCCGCTGACCAGCGACGCGCTGGCCGAGGACATCCGCCGGCTCACCGGCGAGCGACATCTCTACTTCTACGACGCCATCGCACCCATCGTCGAAGCCGAATCCATCGACCTGACCATCGCCTGGCGCGCCTCGCGCCACGACCGGGGCGGCAAGGACTACATCAACTGCCCCCTCGACCGGGACACCTACCTGAAGCTGGTCGCGGAACTGGTCGCCGCCGAAAAGGTACCGACCCGCGATTTCGAAAAGGCCGTTCATTTCGAAGGTTGCATGCCGATCGAGGTGCTCGCCGAACGGGGCGAGATGACCCTCGCCTTCGGCCCCTTCAAGCCGGTCGGCCTGCCCGACCCGCGCACCGGCCGCGAGCCCTTCGCCGTCGTTCAGCTGCGGCAGGACGACCGCAGCGGCGAGCTCTACAACATGGTCGGCTGCCAGACCAAGCTGACCTGGCCGGAACAGCGGCGCATCTTCCGCATGATCCCCGGCCTGGAACAGGCCCGCTTCGCCCGCCTCGGCAGCATGCACCGCAACACCTTCATCAACGCTCCGCGCTGCCTGAACCGCTGGCTGCAGCTGAACGAAGCACCGCACCTGCTCTTCGCCGGCCAGATCACCGGCGTCGAAGGTTACGTCGAATCGGCGGCCTGCGGCTATCTCGCCGGCTGTTTCGTCAGCGACCTGGCCCGCGACCGCCAGCCGTTGCCGCCACCGCCGACCACCGCCCTCGGAGCCCTGCTGACCCACCTGCAAGAAAGCGATCCGGCCGACTTCCAGCCAATGAACGTCACCTACGGTCTCTTTCCTCCGCTGGAGAGGAAGATCCGCAAGCGCAGCGAAAAGCGTCTGGCTCTGGCCGAGCGGGCCCTGCGCGACCTGGACGCCTGGGCCGGCCGCCCCCCGGCCGACAGCTGA
- the topA gene encoding type I DNA topoisomerase, translated as MAKSLVIVESPAKAKTIEKFLGPGYKVLASYGHVRALPSKQGSVDVDNDFEPRYQILPESRKHIASLKKKAKNADELILATDPDREGEAIAWHLLQALGIDPDTGSPRVSRVTFHEITRDAIREALAHPGSISAPLVDAQQARSILDYLVGFNLSPFLWKKIRYGLSAGRVQSVALRLICEREKEINAFESREYWSIEAELSGQSKKVFKARLHAVDGKKLDKLAIGSRQEAEQLVQQLSGQTYRVASLETKQKKRNPAPPFTTSTLQQEASRKLGFSARKTMQLAQKLYEGIDIGEGPVGLITYMRTDSVVLSRVATDEARELIRERFGDEYALARPRAFRNKAKNAQEAHEAIRPTSLRRTPEEVKKFLSPDQYKLYRLIWMRTVASQMAAAVLDATTVDIAADRFTLRATGQVIRFPGFMQLYTEGTDEPQDEESGLLPPLQQDETLELQQLLPEQHFTQPPPRYTEASLVKTLEENGIGRPSTYASIIQTLVNRKYVRLEKRTFYPEDTGMVVSDLLTRHFTQYVDYDFTARMEERLDAISRGEQQWRQVLREFWEPFINLLRQKEQEVSKAEVTTEKTDRDCPECGRGLVIKLGRRGKFLACSGFPDCRHTEPLAADQKQEPEEPVYSDQSCDKCGAKMLIKQGRYGKYLACSAYPDCRNIQPLVKPKGLGITCPECGNGELMEKTSKRGKVFYSCGDYPKCKYALWDLPKAEPCPKCGFAITTEKTTKRYGTVRKCPREDCDFQETLVPPEKPAAKK; from the coding sequence ATGGCTAAATCACTGGTCATCGTCGAATCGCCCGCCAAGGCGAAAACCATCGAGAAATTCCTCGGTCCCGGCTACAAGGTCCTGGCGTCCTACGGTCATGTCCGGGCCCTGCCGAGCAAGCAGGGATCGGTCGATGTCGACAACGATTTCGAACCGCGCTACCAGATCCTGCCCGAAAGCCGCAAGCATATTGCCAGCCTGAAAAAAAAGGCGAAAAACGCCGACGAACTGATCCTGGCAACCGACCCCGACCGCGAAGGCGAGGCCATCGCCTGGCATCTGCTGCAGGCGCTCGGCATCGATCCGGACACCGGCAGCCCCCGAGTCAGCCGGGTGACCTTTCACGAAATCACCCGCGACGCCATCCGCGAGGCCCTGGCCCATCCCGGCAGCATTTCCGCGCCGCTGGTCGACGCTCAGCAGGCACGCTCGATCCTCGACTACCTGGTCGGCTTCAACCTCTCTCCCTTTCTATGGAAGAAGATCCGCTACGGCCTGTCCGCCGGACGGGTGCAGTCGGTCGCCCTGCGTCTGATCTGCGAACGGGAAAAAGAGATCAATGCCTTTGAAAGCCGGGAATACTGGAGCATCGAAGCCGAGCTGAGCGGCCAGTCGAAAAAGGTATTCAAGGCCAGGCTGCACGCCGTCGACGGCAAGAAGCTCGACAAGCTGGCCATCGGCAGCCGGCAGGAGGCGGAACAGCTGGTGCAGCAGCTCTCTGGCCAGACCTACCGGGTTGCCAGCCTGGAAACAAAACAGAAAAAGCGCAATCCGGCACCGCCTTTCACCACCAGCACCCTGCAGCAGGAAGCCAGCCGCAAACTCGGCTTTTCAGCCCGCAAGACCATGCAGCTGGCGCAAAAGCTCTACGAGGGGATCGATATCGGCGAAGGCCCGGTCGGCCTGATCACCTACATGCGAACCGACTCGGTGGTCCTCTCCAGGGTCGCCACCGACGAGGCCCGGGAACTGATCCGGGAGCGGTTCGGGGACGAATACGCCCTCGCCCGGCCGCGGGCCTTCCGCAACAAGGCCAAGAACGCCCAGGAAGCGCACGAGGCCATCCGCCCCACCAGCCTGCGGCGCACCCCGGAGGAGGTGAAGAAATTCCTCTCACCCGACCAGTACAAGCTCTATCGCCTGATCTGGATGCGCACGGTGGCTTCGCAGATGGCCGCCGCCGTGCTCGACGCCACCACCGTCGACATCGCCGCCGACCGCTTCACCCTGCGGGCGACCGGCCAGGTGATCCGCTTCCCCGGCTTCATGCAGCTCTATACCGAGGGGACCGACGAGCCGCAGGATGAAGAAAGCGGTCTGCTGCCTCCCCTGCAGCAGGACGAGACCCTCGAACTGCAGCAGCTGCTGCCCGAACAGCACTTCACCCAGCCGCCGCCGCGCTACACGGAAGCGAGCCTGGTCAAGACCCTGGAGGAGAACGGCATCGGCCGTCCCTCGACCTACGCCTCCATCATCCAGACTTTGGTCAACCGCAAGTATGTCCGGCTGGAGAAAAGAACCTTCTACCCCGAAGACACCGGCATGGTGGTCAGCGACCTGCTGACCAGGCATTTCACCCAGTACGTCGACTACGACTTCACCGCCCGCATGGAGGAGCGCCTCGACGCCATCTCCCGCGGCGAACAGCAGTGGCGCCAGGTGCTGCGCGAATTCTGGGAGCCGTTCATCAACCTGCTGCGGCAAAAGGAGCAGGAGGTCAGCAAGGCGGAGGTCACCACCGAAAAGACCGATCGCGACTGCCCGGAGTGCGGCCGCGGCCTGGTCATCAAGCTCGGGCGGCGCGGCAAGTTTCTCGCCTGCAGCGGCTTTCCCGACTGCCGACATACCGAACCGCTGGCCGCCGACCAGAAGCAGGAGCCGGAAGAACCGGTCTATTCCGACCAGAGCTGCGACAAATGCGGCGCGAAGATGCTGATCAAGCAGGGCCGCTACGGCAAGTATCTGGCCTGCAGCGCCTATCCCGACTGCCGCAACATCCAGCCTCTGGTCAAGCCGAAGGGGCTCGGCATCACCTGTCCCGAGTGCGGCAACGGCGAGCTGATGGAGAAGACCAGCAAGCGGGGCAAGGTTTTCTATTCCTGCGGCGACTATCCCAAGTGCAAGTACGCCCTCTGGGATCTGCCGAAGGCCGAGCCCTGCCCGAAGTGCGGCTTCGCCATCACCACTGAAAAGACCACCAAGCGCTACGGCACGGTGCGCAAATGTCCCAGGGAGGACTGCGATTTCCAGGAAACCCTGGTGCCACCGGAAAAACCGGCCGCCAAAAAATGA
- a CDS encoding DUF494 family protein has product MRDRVLAIVSLIAQYVMEEREFFSESDIVEELLGEGFDAEEIDAAFTWMERISIENRRQNGAVELKQPTSRVYTFDEEQLLSLEARGFLVRLRSLGILDDELQEEIIDRASRLHDEEISLEEIKSLTALVLFSHTQEHWQREVDCFMKDDWSRLYH; this is encoded by the coding sequence GTGCGTGACAGGGTTCTGGCCATCGTCAGTCTGATCGCCCAGTATGTCATGGAAGAACGCGAGTTCTTCAGTGAAAGCGATATCGTCGAGGAACTGCTCGGCGAAGGATTCGACGCCGAAGAGATTGACGCAGCCTTCACCTGGATGGAGCGGATCTCCATCGAAAACCGCCGCCAGAACGGCGCCGTCGAGCTGAAGCAGCCAACCAGCCGCGTCTACACCTTCGACGAGGAGCAGCTGCTTTCCCTGGAAGCGCGGGGCTTTCTCGTGCGGCTGCGCTCTCTGGGCATCCTCGACGACGAGCTGCAGGAAGAGATCATCGACCGGGCCTCACGCCTGCACGACGAGGAGATCAGCCTGGAGGAGATCAAGTCGCTGACGGCGCTGGTCCTCTTCTCACACACCCAGGAGCACTGGCAGAGGGAGGTCGACTGCTTCATGAAGGACGACTGGTCGCGTCTCTATCACTGA
- a CDS encoding Maf family protein yields the protein MTDSASQLVLASASPRRSELLERVGISFSVVPSNISEDEIAGESPAGHVRRLSEAKAREVAGRPGQPGRFFIGSDTVVVLDDRILGKPADEIEAAAMLRSLSGRQHQVWSGYAVYDRERNRCEAEAVCTEVFFRELSEADIAAYIATGEPADKAGAYAIQGIGTFMVRRIEGSYTNVVGLPLCELLDTLQRMGAARPLANPGRQR from the coding sequence ATGACAGACAGCGCATCGCAACTGGTTCTCGCCTCGGCGTCGCCGCGGCGGAGCGAACTGCTCGAACGGGTCGGCATCTCCTTTTCGGTGGTGCCCTCCAACATCAGCGAAGACGAAATCGCCGGGGAGTCCCCGGCCGGACATGTCAGGCGACTGAGCGAGGCCAAGGCCCGCGAAGTCGCCGGCCGGCCCGGGCAGCCGGGCCGGTTTTTTATCGGCAGCGACACGGTCGTGGTGCTTGACGACCGCATCCTCGGCAAACCGGCCGACGAGATCGAGGCGGCGGCCATGCTGCGCAGTCTGTCGGGCCGGCAACACCAGGTCTGGTCCGGCTATGCCGTCTACGACCGCGAGCGGAATCGCTGCGAAGCCGAGGCGGTCTGCACCGAGGTCTTTTTCCGCGAGCTTTCCGAGGCGGACATCGCCGCCTACATCGCCACCGGCGAACCGGCCGACAAGGCCGGCGCCTACGCCATCCAGGGCATCGGCACCTTCATGGTCCGCCGCATCGAAGGCAGCTACACCAACGTCGTCGGCCTGCCGCTGTGCGAACTGCTCGACACTCTGCAGCGGATGGGAGCCGCCCGTCCGCTGGCCAATCCGGGGAGGCAAAGATGA
- the dprA gene encoding DNA-processing protein DprA — protein MKRAWLRLHLTPGLGRKSIFRLIETYGSPEDALQAPAADWCQRCGIRADVAAGRPANDDSRLEKILERLEQLQVDLLTYWDDHNYPPLLRQIPDPPALLYLRGRLPDQEMFAIVGSRRASARGLAFTEEIAGELAACGICIVSGLARGIDTAAHRGALATGTTVAVLGCGIDRVYPPENTRLFHQIESRGALLSEYAPGTPPLAGHFPGRNRLISGLARGVLIVEAAKGSGSLHTAEFALETGREVFAVPNPVGQATGDGVNQLLKDGARVVTESRDILEVLWRGRLAGRQVQTGETATANLSEQERNMLKLLSFDPVHGDEIIRKSGLTPPEVSDILLHLELAGLVVQQPGGYYVRSC, from the coding sequence ATGAAAAGAGCCTGGCTGCGCCTGCACCTGACCCCCGGCCTGGGCCGCAAAAGCATTTTCCGCCTGATCGAAACCTACGGCAGCCCCGAAGATGCCCTGCAGGCGCCGGCTGCCGACTGGTGCCAGCGCTGCGGCATCCGCGCCGACGTCGCCGCCGGGCGCCCCGCCAACGACGATTCCCGTCTGGAAAAGATCCTTGAACGGCTGGAACAGCTGCAGGTCGACCTGCTCACCTACTGGGACGACCACAACTACCCGCCGTTGCTGCGCCAGATACCCGATCCGCCGGCCCTGCTCTATCTGCGCGGCCGCCTTCCCGACCAGGAGATGTTCGCCATTGTCGGCTCCCGCCGGGCAAGCGCGCGGGGGCTGGCCTTTACAGAAGAGATCGCCGGCGAACTGGCCGCCTGCGGTATCTGCATCGTCAGCGGTCTGGCGCGCGGCATCGACACCGCCGCCCACAGGGGCGCTCTGGCCACCGGCACCACCGTCGCCGTTCTCGGCTGCGGCATCGACCGGGTCTATCCACCTGAGAACACCCGCCTCTTTCACCAGATCGAAAGCCGGGGAGCCCTGCTTTCCGAATATGCCCCCGGGACGCCTCCGCTGGCCGGCCATTTCCCCGGACGTAACCGCCTGATCAGCGGCCTGGCGCGCGGCGTGCTCATCGTCGAGGCGGCCAAGGGCAGCGGCTCGCTGCACACCGCCGAATTCGCCCTGGAAACCGGCCGCGAAGTCTTCGCCGTCCCCAACCCGGTCGGCCAGGCAACAGGCGACGGCGTCAACCAGTTGCTGAAGGACGGCGCCCGCGTCGTCACCGAAAGTCGCGACATTCTCGAGGTTCTGTGGCGGGGCCGACTTGCGGGACGCCAGGTCCAAACCGGGGAAACAGCCACCGCCAACCTATCGGAGCAAGAACGCAACATGTTGAAATTATTAAGCTTTGATCCAGTTCACGGCGACGAGATCATCCGGAAAAGCGGCTTGACACCCCCCGAGGTTTCCGATATTTTACTGCACTTGGAACTTGCCGGGCTGGTCGTCCAGCAGCCCGGAGGCTATTACGTCCGCTCCTGCTGA
- a CDS encoding tetratricopeptide repeat protein produces the protein MAITPMNSWKWILPALLLAACAPVPATTPGPAPAPNRELAELRQAQEETSRRLQVLESRLALLQKQLEERPSQPRPADQPPQMGTPSRQIASPEAGRPNRQVAEPQAPEDLSPNRLYLQAFSLHASGHYAEAADAFRTFVSRYPENAFAGNAQYWLAESFYRQHLLSRAAVEFEKVAGLTRSGNPGRTPDALLRLVDIYRQLGQPVLAEQALQKLRLNFPDSAAARKLTSP, from the coding sequence ATGGCGATCACCCCCATGAACAGCTGGAAATGGATACTGCCGGCCCTGCTGCTGGCCGCCTGCGCTCCCGTGCCGGCGACGACACCCGGCCCGGCTCCGGCGCCGAACCGGGAACTGGCCGAGCTGCGGCAGGCGCAGGAGGAGACGAGCCGCAGGCTGCAGGTGCTCGAAAGCCGCCTCGCCCTGCTGCAGAAACAGCTCGAAGAACGGCCGAGCCAGCCCCGGCCCGCGGATCAGCCCCCGCAAATGGGCACCCCAAGCCGCCAAATCGCCAGCCCTGAAGCCGGCCGGCCGAACCGCCAGGTCGCAGAACCGCAGGCTCCGGAAGACCTGTCGCCCAACCGGCTCTACCTGCAGGCCTTTTCCCTGCACGCCTCCGGACATTACGCCGAGGCGGCCGACGCCTTCCGGACGTTCGTCAGCCGCTATCCGGAAAACGCCTTCGCGGGCAACGCCCAGTACTGGCTGGCCGAATCCTTCTACCGGCAACATCTGCTGAGCCGTGCGGCGGTGGAATTCGAGAAAGTGGCCGGGCTGACCCGGTCCGGCAATCCGGGCAGGACCCCGGACGCCCTGCTGCGCCTGGTGGACATCTATCGACAACTCGGTCAGCCGGTCCTGGCGGAACAGGCTTTGCAAAAGCTTCGGCTGAACTTTCCTGACAGCGCGGCCGCCCGCAAGCTCACTTCGCCCTGA
- a CDS encoding LysM peptidoglycan-binding domain-containing protein: protein MKRTLLLFLALSLLVASTALAGDEPAARTYVIKKGDTLWGISQRFLKDPYYWPNLWSNNPFIANPHLIYPGQKVRIYDGRIEIVPEVVEKEKPAEQPAVPEPAKKEPAPEPVEEVVIRTMDTAAGFITLDQIDSAGTIVDATDDRLMMATGDTVFCQMKNLDDVTVGNVFSLVEVGKEITHPVTGEPFGRMVNEVGTVEIVAVNEQVATGRILSASREIHRSHLMVPFMPPQTEISLKKSTRPASGVIVAAKQDKIGLGQNDIIYIDLGSNQGIEAGNMLYVTRERKPSKHALVKTELKLPDMLLGSILILETTPDTATALILKAVEPLLRGDRVVTIDE from the coding sequence ATGAAAAGGACATTACTGCTGTTTCTGGCCCTGTCGCTGCTGGTCGCTTCCACCGCCCTCGCCGGGGACGAACCGGCGGCCAGAACCTATGTCATCAAGAAGGGGGACACCCTCTGGGGCATTTCCCAGAGATTTCTCAAGGATCCCTACTACTGGCCCAATCTCTGGTCGAACAATCCGTTCATCGCCAATCCGCACCTGATCTATCCCGGTCAGAAAGTGCGCATCTACGACGGCCGGATCGAAATCGTCCCCGAGGTCGTCGAAAAGGAGAAGCCGGCCGAACAGCCCGCCGTCCCCGAACCGGCCAAGAAGGAACCGGCGCCCGAACCGGTAGAAGAAGTGGTCATCCGGACCATGGACACGGCAGCCGGCTTCATCACCCTGGATCAGATCGACAGCGCGGGCACCATCGTCGACGCCACCGACGACAGGCTGATGATGGCCACCGGTGATACCGTCTTCTGCCAGATGAAGAACCTGGACGACGTGACGGTCGGCAACGTCTTCTCCCTGGTCGAGGTCGGCAAGGAGATCACGCACCCGGTGACCGGCGAGCCCTTCGGCCGCATGGTCAACGAGGTCGGAACGGTGGAAATCGTCGCCGTCAACGAGCAGGTCGCCACCGGCCGCATTCTCAGCGCCTCGCGCGAGATCCACCGCTCGCACCTGATGGTTCCCTTCATGCCGCCGCAGACGGAGATCAGCCTGAAAAAATCGACCCGCCCCGCCAGCGGCGTCATCGTCGCCGCCAAACAGGACAAGATCGGCCTGGGGCAGAACGATATCATCTACATCGATCTGGGCAGCAACCAGGGAATCGAAGCGGGCAACATGCTCTATGTCACCCGCGAACGCAAGCCCTCCAAGCATGCACTCGTGAAAACCGAACTGAAGCTGCCCGACATGCTGCTCGGCTCGATCCTGATTCTGGAAACCACCCCTGACACCGCCACCGCCCTGATCCTCAAGGCGGTGGAACCCCTGCTGCGGGGCGACAGGGTCGTCACCATCGACGAATGA
- a CDS encoding sensor domain-containing diguanylate cyclase, translated as MSNEACIIADPVEMLDTLREFSFIRDYNLAVFSASELIAKRGDRTRMCGLFGESWLCVDSCHKTYIDETTRAAENCRSRIFRCATGLLNFVIPFKDLQQKDCLLLGGGVREKFVDLEHLENFIREHRLNGIYFLEEWERLPCVTRLDVQKVVDNIYNIMPLLGRDNYYVRAYERTIDLINTVSDLGPEIDRASSVDLVLELLSETLTILFNVPRIAILYPQGKKRQLVLKGILGLDNGAIRLGPQRSSELLRHQHHRILVLRGEKLKKLFPYLETDHLTCLPLVVDGRLIGFLSLFDTELATRDLMIIELLAGRVADKLVRLRRRQNREEESNRSKKLVGMISRLAQLENSQHFYQGVVEMAAELCDAGKGSLMLFDDSQKKLVITASLGLNKQLARNLKLQRGQGIAGQVAATGSPILVHDINQDKRFIQEKRPRFETHSFISLPFCCEGKIVGVLNLSDKQDRSAFTVADMKVLEQFLEHAGGLVKRADTLERASLLEKLSWNDALTGLHNRRFLDQRLEEELNRSSRQKQEFSVLMLDLDHFKLYNDRCGHIAGDKALKKLGQMLRRSAREMDTVARYGGEEFCILLPETGSEPARLAAERIRHSIERESFYQEDYLPGGRLTVSIGLASYPHDGDSAEALLDAADRALYKAKEKGRNQVQVFDAAIGREKIVFI; from the coding sequence ATGTCGAACGAAGCCTGTATCATTGCCGACCCGGTCGAGATGCTGGACACCCTGCGGGAATTCTCCTTCATCAGGGACTACAATCTCGCCGTCTTCAGCGCATCGGAACTGATCGCCAAACGGGGCGACCGAACGCGCATGTGCGGCCTGTTCGGCGAAAGCTGGCTCTGTGTCGATTCCTGCCACAAGACCTACATCGACGAAACCACCCGCGCCGCCGAAAACTGCCGATCGCGCATCTTCCGCTGCGCCACCGGCCTGCTGAATTTCGTCATCCCCTTCAAGGATCTGCAACAGAAAGACTGTCTGCTGCTCGGCGGCGGCGTGCGGGAAAAATTCGTCGACCTCGAGCACCTCGAAAACTTCATCCGCGAGCACAGGCTCAACGGCATCTACTTTCTCGAAGAGTGGGAACGCCTGCCCTGCGTCACCCGCCTCGACGTCCAGAAGGTCGTCGACAACATCTACAACATCATGCCGCTGCTCGGCCGGGACAACTACTACGTCCGCGCCTACGAGCGGACCATCGACCTGATCAACACCGTTTCCGACCTCGGTCCGGAAATCGACCGGGCCAGCAGCGTCGACCTGGTGCTGGAGCTGCTCAGCGAAACCCTGACCATCCTGTTCAACGTTCCGCGCATCGCCATCCTCTATCCGCAGGGCAAGAAACGACAGCTGGTGCTCAAGGGGATTCTCGGTCTCGACAACGGGGCCATCCGCCTCGGTCCACAGCGCAGCAGCGAGCTGCTGCGCCACCAACACCACCGCATCCTGGTGCTGCGCGGGGAAAAGCTGAAAAAACTCTTTCCCTATCTCGAAACCGACCACCTGACCTGCCTGCCGCTGGTAGTCGACGGCCGGCTGATCGGTTTTCTCTCCCTGTTCGACACCGAGCTGGCCACCCGTGACCTGATGATCATCGAGCTGCTTGCCGGCCGGGTGGCCGACAAGCTGGTGCGCCTGCGCCGGCGACAGAACCGGGAAGAAGAAAGCAACCGGTCGAAAAAACTGGTCGGCATGATCAGCCGCCTGGCCCAGCTGGAAAATTCACAACACTTCTACCAGGGGGTGGTGGAAATGGCAGCCGAGCTGTGCGACGCCGGCAAGGGATCGCTGATGCTGTTCGACGACAGCCAGAAGAAACTGGTGATTACCGCCTCCCTGGGGCTGAACAAGCAGCTGGCGCGCAACCTGAAACTGCAACGCGGCCAGGGCATCGCCGGACAGGTCGCCGCCACCGGCAGCCCCATACTGGTGCACGACATCAACCAGGACAAGAGGTTCATCCAGGAAAAACGCCCCCGTTTCGAAACCCATTCCTTCATCAGCCTGCCCTTTTGCTGCGAGGGAAAGATCGTCGGCGTTCTCAACCTGAGCGACAAGCAGGACCGAAGCGCCTTCACCGTCGCCGACATGAAAGTGCTCGAGCAGTTCCTCGAACATGCCGGCGGCCTGGTCAAGCGGGCCGACACCCTGGAGCGCGCCAGCCTGCTGGAAAAGCTCTCCTGGAACGACGCCCTCACCGGCCTGCACAACCGACGCTTCCTCGACCAGCGGCTGGAAGAGGAGCTGAACCGCAGCAGCCGGCAGAAGCAGGAATTTTCGGTGCTGATGCTCGACCTCGACCACTTCAAGCTCTACAACGACCGCTGCGGCCACATCGCCGGTGACAAGGCGCTGAAAAAACTGGGACAGATGCTGCGCCGGTCGGCGCGCGAGATGGACACCGTCGCCCGCTACGGCGGCGAAGAATTCTGCATCCTGCTGCCCGAAACCGGCTCCGAACCGGCCCGACTGGCGGCCGAGCGCATCCGGCACAGCATCGAACGCGAGTCCTTCTACCAGGAGGACTACCTGCCCGGCGGACGCCTGACCGTCAGCATCGGCCTGGCCAGCTATCCCCACGACGGCGATTCCGCCGAAGCCCTGCTCGACGCCGCCGACCGGGCCCTCTACAAGGCCAAGGAGAAGGGCCGCAACCAGGTGCAGGTCTTCGACGCCGCCATCGGACGGGAGAAGATCGTCTTCATCTGA
- a CDS encoding peptidase U32 family protein, with amino-acid sequence MAQIELLAPAGDMEKLETALDFGADAVYVGGAEFGLRAQAGNFDLEALRRAGALCRERGRRLYLTLNAFLRQEELPRLQDFLEELRPLELDAYIVSDPGVLALVRTIDPEREIHLSTQANTTNAAAVAFWRQAGVRRVNLARELSLEEIRQLAAATDVELEVFVHGAMCVAWSGRCLISSALTGRSANRGNCAQPCRWSWTLQETTRPGEHFTLEEDARGSYLFNSRDLRLLEHLPQLLACGVKSLKIEGRMKSRYYVAAVTRVYRAAIDAWRREPENWRCDPLWLEELDKVSHRPYDSGFLFPRPDAATETVSSRYLRSCDFVGVVLQVDDAGGLVEGRNRFLAGETLELIGPAMRTSAFRVEAMTAADGRPLTAAHAGYRVRMALPAGARPGDLLRRPAAGG; translated from the coding sequence ATGGCACAGATCGAACTGCTGGCCCCGGCCGGCGACATGGAAAAACTCGAAACAGCTCTCGATTTCGGCGCCGACGCCGTCTATGTCGGCGGCGCCGAGTTCGGTTTGCGGGCCCAGGCGGGCAATTTCGACCTGGAGGCCCTGCGTCGCGCCGGAGCGCTCTGCCGCGAGCGCGGCCGGCGCCTCTATCTGACACTCAACGCCTTTCTGCGCCAGGAAGAGCTGCCGCGGCTGCAGGATTTTCTCGAGGAGCTCAGGCCGCTGGAGCTGGATGCCTACATCGTTTCCGATCCCGGCGTGCTGGCGCTGGTGCGAACGATCGATCCCGAACGGGAGATCCATCTGTCCACCCAGGCCAACACCACCAACGCCGCGGCGGTCGCCTTCTGGCGACAGGCCGGAGTCAGGCGGGTCAACCTGGCGCGAGAACTTTCGCTCGAGGAGATCCGCCAGCTGGCGGCCGCCACCGATGTCGAGCTGGAGGTTTTCGTCCACGGCGCCATGTGCGTCGCCTGGTCCGGCCGCTGCCTCATCTCCTCGGCACTGACCGGCCGCAGCGCCAACCGGGGCAACTGCGCCCAGCCGTGCCGCTGGTCGTGGACATTGCAGGAGACGACCCGCCCGGGCGAGCACTTCACCCTGGAGGAGGATGCACGCGGCAGCTACCTGTTCAACAGCCGTGATTTGCGGCTGCTCGAGCATCTGCCGCAGCTGCTGGCCTGCGGGGTGAAGAGCCTGAAGATCGAGGGGCGGATGAAGAGCCGTTACTATGTAGCGGCGGTCACCCGGGTCTACCGGGCTGCCATCGATGCCTGGCGGCGGGAACCGGAGAACTGGCGCTGCGATCCGCTCTGGCTGGAGGAGCTGGACAAGGTCAGTCACCGTCCCTATGACAGCGGTTTTCTCTTCCCCCGTCCGGATGCGGCCACCGAGACGGTATCGAGTCGCTATCTGCGCAGCTGCGACTTTGTCGGTGTGGTGCTGCAGGTCGATGACGCCGGCGGCCTGGTTGAGGGGCGCAACCGTTTTCTTGCCGGCGAAACCCTGGAGCTGATCGGACCCGCCATGCGCACCTCGGCCTTCCGGGTGGAGGCGATGACCGCCGCTGACGGGCGGCCGCTGACCGCGGCCCATGCCGGCTACCGGGTGCGGATGGCCCTTCCGGCCGGCGCCCGGCCGGGCGATCTGCTGCGCCGGCCGGCGGCCGGCGGCTAG